AGCAGCGGAAGACGAAATTCTGCTCCGCCAAGCCCTATCAATCCCCCTAAGATACCGATGAGGGCACCGTACAAAAACGGTTTAAACATGATCATCCTTCTGAATTCTAATCTGATTTTCACTGATCAGTGCAAAGATTTTTAACGGATCATTTTTGTTGTCGTTCGCAATCTTTTCTAACGTATGTTCGAGATTGTATATCACAATCCCTTTTCGATCTAAAAATTCGCCTGCACTGTCGATACAAATGTTTAATCCCTCGCACAGTTCTCGAAGCGACCTTTGTTTAAACGTTTTGAGATGTGCATGATTGGTGCACGGCTGTTTTGCACCGCCCGTTGTGACGATCGAGAAGAACTCTTTGAGGAGTTTTTTTAATTTTTCCCGTCTCAAATAAATATGGACCGGAAGAATCGTCATGACGAGTACCCCGGCAATCACATGGTATCTCATGATGTTTTGGTTGTAGGCTCTATCGAACGTGATGAAAGCAGTTGAACTCAAGGTCAGCATCAGTATGAGCATCACAAGGATGACAACAACTTTGAGAAAGGTTTCAGTTTGCATAAGTCCCCTTTTTCATACAGATAAAGCTTTCTCGTGTCCATCGACGGTAAAGACAGTTATAGCAAGAATTGTGTGCCGTAGTGGTGATCAATTCGTCCTCGTCTTTATCAAGTTTAAACGCTTCACATGCCGCTTCAATCGCTTTTTCGTAAGAATCTTTGCCGTATCGAAAGATAACATTTCCATTTTCTAGTATAAACATGGTTTTACCTCAGTAATTTTTGAGTTTTTCTTTGCCGAGTGGGCGATAATTATCGCCGTCCGGTTCGACCAGTAAAACACATTTATGATTGAGATAGACGATTTTGAGCTCCTCTTCTGTGAGGATAAGGGCATTCTCAGAAATCAATGCTCCGTTACTCAGTTGAATCTCGTCGATAAGATCATTATTTAGAAGCGTTTGAACCTCGATCGTTTGGGTATCGAGGCGAAATTTGCCTTTAATACGTCCATCACTACCGTATGCACGCAGGGCGATTCCCGCTACTGCACCTATGACCCCTTGTCCGGTGTTTTTGAGTTCGCGTAAAAAGAGGTTATGCTTTTCTGCAATAGCATAGGCACTCTCTTTACTCAGCACTTTAACTTTGGCATCAAAACCATAGGCGATTAATGCTTCCATATCACCGATCTCGTCTTCAAATGCAATACATACCCCCGGATCGGAGGTCGGAGCGCTGATATTTTCAACATGTTCGAGAATAAATCGTGTGACCTCTTCTCGCTCTTTTTTACTCAGATAGGTTGTAAAACACATCGAACTGTTGTGCGATGTGTAGGGAATGTCCTCATGAAGATAGAGCTGGTGACGTGTGATGGGCGCCGCCAAAACGGAGTAATGTTTCATGATATGTTCCCGAATCGCTTCGCAAATCTCTCCTGTCGAGGTATGG
This genomic window from Sulfuricurvum sp. contains:
- a CDS encoding molybdopterin biosynthesis protein MoeB, producing MFILENGNVIFRYGKDSYEKAIEAACEAFKLDKDEDELITTTAHNSCYNCLYRRWTRESFICMKKGTYAN